The following coding sequences lie in one Chryseobacterium culicis genomic window:
- a CDS encoding carboxy terminal-processing peptidase gives MWKNFKLNKFLLLIPLTSLMFCFNSPKNDDEKMQTIMVSVKNTLSYLHYSPKSINDAYSKDVYKHYFELVDPAKRYFLQSDMDEFSKHETKLDDYIGQGDLTFYKLTIDRLYQRVDEIDKITQDIFSKPINLQEDETLTLEPKLKKVPANKQEQYNEWKKFIKYNILQEVESMNSKEEAQKEKKDSVQKYKLKDTIKFKVLTQDEKIKKATDEVKDLVKDTFTRFKKRKKMDWFTVYMNAYTEVFDPHTNYYSPKDKEDFDTQFTGKVIGIGALIQEKKGNLYLGALTIGAPAWKSKQLSEGDKILKVKSKPKEDAVNVVGMLSDEAVRLIRGEKGTPVTLTVQKKDGTIKDVTMIREEVAIEDTFARSIVVNTPNGKKYGFINLPSFNADFENAKGRNASDDIKNEIIKLKEQNIQGIILDLRNNGGGSLTEVGDIMGLFMEAGPYVQVKDGNGKIQTLKNKNETPIWTGPLVIMQNELSASASEILAGVMQDNGRAMIIGSPQSFGKGTVQTFVDLNRFLNTEDDFGSLKLTIQKFYRITGESTQRKGIVSDIQMKDFFTYAEVGERYDDYALAWDKIPPTKFEKLNYFNIQALEKASADRMAKNSNYQLLLESAQWREKLDKEENITLNITKFNELMKNRKSQIEKFKALTKFENGLQFMMYPSEIEREKKDEAFKKKSEMWIKNLKKDLYLQEAMNIVSDMGAKS, from the coding sequence ATGTGGAAAAATTTCAAACTGAATAAATTTTTACTCCTTATTCCATTAACCAGTCTAATGTTTTGTTTCAACTCGCCAAAGAATGACGATGAAAAGATGCAGACGATAATGGTGAGCGTAAAAAACACACTTTCTTATCTGCATTATAGTCCAAAGTCTATCAATGATGCCTATTCGAAGGACGTTTATAAGCATTATTTCGAATTGGTAGATCCAGCAAAAAGATATTTTCTGCAATCTGATATGGATGAATTCAGCAAGCATGAAACAAAGCTTGATGACTATATCGGGCAAGGTGATCTGACATTCTACAAACTTACGATTGACAGACTCTACCAAAGAGTGGATGAGATTGATAAAATCACACAGGATATCTTCAGTAAGCCTATTAATCTTCAGGAAGATGAAACGCTTACCCTTGAGCCAAAACTAAAAAAAGTACCTGCCAATAAGCAGGAACAGTATAATGAGTGGAAAAAATTCATCAAATACAACATCCTTCAGGAAGTTGAGTCGATGAACAGTAAAGAAGAAGCTCAGAAAGAAAAGAAAGACTCTGTTCAAAAGTACAAGCTGAAAGATACTATCAAGTTTAAAGTTCTTACTCAGGATGAAAAAATCAAAAAAGCGACTGATGAAGTAAAAGACCTTGTAAAAGACACCTTTACAAGATTTAAAAAGAGAAAGAAAATGGATTGGTTTACGGTGTATATGAATGCTTATACTGAGGTATTCGATCCGCACACTAACTATTATTCTCCAAAAGATAAAGAAGATTTTGATACTCAGTTTACCGGAAAAGTAATTGGTATCGGAGCCCTGATTCAGGAGAAAAAAGGAAACCTGTATTTAGGAGCCCTTACCATTGGAGCACCGGCATGGAAATCTAAACAGCTTTCTGAGGGTGATAAAATCCTGAAAGTAAAATCTAAACCGAAAGAAGATGCTGTAAATGTTGTAGGAATGCTTTCTGATGAAGCCGTAAGACTGATCAGAGGAGAGAAAGGAACACCCGTAACATTAACGGTTCAGAAGAAAGACGGAACGATTAAAGATGTAACCATGATCCGTGAGGAAGTAGCTATTGAAGATACTTTCGCAAGAAGTATCGTAGTGAATACTCCAAATGGAAAAAAATATGGTTTTATCAACCTTCCAAGTTTTAATGCTGATTTTGAAAATGCCAAAGGAAGAAACGCTTCTGATGACATCAAAAATGAAATCATTAAACTTAAAGAACAGAACATTCAGGGAATCATTCTTGACCTTAGAAATAATGGTGGAGGTTCTTTAACTGAAGTAGGGGATATTATGGGGCTTTTCATGGAAGCTGGTCCTTACGTACAGGTGAAGGATGGAAACGGGAAAATACAGACTCTTAAGAATAAAAATGAAACTCCGATCTGGACAGGTCCGCTTGTAATCATGCAAAATGAACTTTCCGCTTCAGCTTCAGAAATCCTTGCAGGAGTAATGCAGGATAACGGAAGAGCAATGATCATAGGATCTCCGCAGTCTTTCGGAAAAGGTACCGTTCAGACTTTTGTTGATCTGAACAGATTCCTGAATACCGAAGATGATTTTGGATCTTTAAAGCTGACGATTCAGAAATTCTACAGAATTACAGGAGAATCTACACAGAGAAAAGGAATTGTTTCTGATATTCAGATGAAAGACTTCTTTACCTATGCAGAAGTAGGAGAGCGATATGATGATTATGCGCTGGCATGGGATAAAATTCCACCTACAAAATTCGAGAAACTGAACTATTTCAATATTCAGGCGCTGGAAAAAGCAAGTGCAGACAGAATGGCTAAAAACAGCAATTATCAGTTGTTATTAGAATCTGCTCAATGGAGAGAAAAACTGGATAAAGAAGAAAATATCACTTTGAATATCACCAAGTTCAACGAGCTGATGAAGAACAGAAAGTCTCAGATTGAAAAGTTCAAAGCTTTGACAAAATTTGAAAACGGACTTCAGTTCATGATGTATCCAAGTGAAATTGAAAGAGAGAAAAAAGATGAAGCTTTCAAGAAAAAATCTGAAATGTGGATCAAGAATCTGAAAAAAGATCTTTACCTGCAGGAAGCAATGAATATTGTATCAGATATGGGAGCTAAATCCTAA
- a CDS encoding superoxide dismutase family protein, producing MKVQTLALLAGFAVFAVSCGTTKTYSVNAKSGTQTGGTAKFTQNGNEVTMKLDITNLTPGIHAVHIHEKGDCSAADGTSTGGHWNPSKNDHGKWGAEHFHMGDIGNLVADQNGTATLTFKTDKWCLGCTDESKNIIGKGLIVHAAADDFHTQPTGNAGGRVGCVEIK from the coding sequence ATGAAAGTACAAACATTAGCATTATTGGCGGGATTTGCAGTTTTTGCCGTTTCGTGCGGAACAACAAAAACATACTCGGTAAATGCCAAAAGCGGAACACAGACAGGAGGAACAGCGAAGTTTACTCAAAATGGAAATGAAGTAACAATGAAGCTGGACATCACCAACCTTACTCCTGGAATCCATGCAGTACACATTCATGAAAAAGGAGACTGCTCTGCTGCAGACGGAACGTCTACCGGTGGCCACTGGAATCCTTCCAAGAATGATCATGGTAAATGGGGAGCTGAACACTTCCATATGGGAGATATAGGAAACCTGGTTGCTGATCAGAACGGAACTGCAACATTGACTTTCAAAACAGACAAATGGTGTCTGGGCTGTACAGATGAATCTAAAAACATCATCGGAAAAGGTCTTATTGTACACGCAGCAGCGGATGATTTCCATACTCAGCCTACCGGAAATGCCGGAGGAAGAGTGGGATGTGTAGAAATTAAGTAA
- a CDS encoding 4'-phosphopantetheinyl transferase family protein, with amino-acid sequence MIILYTFISEANHQPLLDRYLPVFSQESKQNILRYRRWQDAQLSLLGKVLLEYGLKTYYNISDIETDVLTNKKPYLKGNDLHFNISHSKNLVTCAIAEYSLGIDVEFNDQKISYQDFIFQMTDKELQEIQNSEDKMKQFFMYWTRKEAVIKAHGAGMILPLDSFEIINNECHIVGEKFFTKEIFIHKEYHSCIASSDQKIKEVMPIIKYIEEDILL; translated from the coding sequence ATGATTATTCTGTATACATTCATTAGTGAAGCAAATCACCAGCCTCTTCTTGACAGGTATCTGCCTGTTTTTTCTCAGGAAAGTAAACAGAATATTCTGAGATACAGGAGATGGCAGGATGCTCAGCTTTCCTTACTGGGAAAAGTCCTTTTAGAATATGGATTAAAGACTTATTATAACATTTCTGATATTGAAACAGATGTTCTCACGAATAAAAAACCTTATTTAAAAGGAAATGATCTTCATTTTAATATATCCCATTCCAAAAATCTTGTTACCTGCGCTATTGCAGAATATTCCTTGGGAATAGATGTTGAATTTAATGATCAGAAAATTAGCTATCAGGATTTTATATTTCAAATGACCGACAAAGAGCTTCAGGAAATCCAAAATTCTGAGGATAAGATGAAACAATTTTTCATGTATTGGACGCGAAAAGAAGCCGTAATAAAGGCCCACGGAGCCGGAATGATTCTTCCTCTGGATTCTTTTGAAATAATAAATAATGAATGCCATATTGTAGGTGAAAAGTTCTTTACCAAAGAGATTTTCATTCATAAAGAGTATCATAGCTGTATTGCCTCCTCAGATCAGAAAATTAAAGAGGTGATGCCAATTATTAAATACATTGAAGAAGATATTTTACTATAA
- a CDS encoding GyrI-like domain-containing protein, with amino-acid sequence MEEYKIRIVKTIQYIDSHIDADLSLEKVSEVSAYSPFHFHRIFKLVTGETLQSYIIRKKIEKSALHLAVHKNMEIKDIYWDLGFSNHSVFCKTFKKYYGLAPTEFRRSAPEKFHKILQIQSKNGQVDTVFSQYICNIENLLNWTKMNLKIEVKEMPEMNLASVMSLGIANVEPSFNLLIDWAKKKSLFPRENVKMISVYHDSCKITPLDKVRIHACMLLDERLSKQEGEVFPETIDGGKYIVGSGEVTLDDFEQCWVSMFLWMNENNYSTRRTFPYEIYHTNFKEHPEGKMIVDFCIPVH; translated from the coding sequence GTGGAAGAATATAAAATACGGATTGTAAAAACAATTCAATATATTGACAGCCATATTGATGCAGATCTGTCTCTGGAAAAAGTTTCAGAGGTAAGTGCCTATTCACCGTTTCATTTTCATAGGATATTTAAACTGGTTACAGGGGAAACCCTTCAGAGCTACATTATCAGGAAGAAAATAGAAAAAAGTGCCCTTCATCTGGCGGTTCATAAAAATATGGAAATCAAAGATATCTATTGGGATCTGGGTTTCTCTAATCATTCAGTTTTTTGCAAGACATTTAAAAAATATTACGGTCTGGCTCCCACAGAATTTCGCAGATCAGCTCCGGAGAAGTTTCACAAGATTTTACAAATACAAAGCAAGAACGGACAAGTGGATACGGTTTTCAGCCAATACATTTGCAACATTGAAAACCTGTTAAACTGGACTAAAATGAATTTAAAAATCGAAGTAAAAGAAATGCCGGAAATGAATCTGGCATCCGTGATGAGCCTTGGAATTGCCAATGTAGAACCTTCTTTCAACCTCTTAATAGACTGGGCAAAAAAGAAAAGCCTTTTTCCGCGGGAGAATGTGAAAATGATTTCTGTGTATCATGACAGCTGCAAAATAACACCTCTTGATAAAGTCAGAATCCATGCCTGTATGCTTTTGGATGAAAGACTCTCAAAACAGGAGGGCGAAGTATTTCCCGAAACGATAGATGGCGGAAAATACATTGTGGGAAGCGGTGAAGTTACTTTGGATGACTTTGAACAATGCTGGGTTTCTATGTTTTTGTGGATGAATGAGAACAATTATTCTACACGAAGAACCTTTCCCTATGAGATCTATCACACCAATTTTAAAGAACATCCGGAAGGAAAGATGATCGTGGATTTTTGCATCCCGGTTCATTAA
- a CDS encoding TonB-dependent receptor, producing MKTQGQNILFLILLLTSIMGYSQVKISGKVSFKNKGVSEVNVTLKDTYDGATTDAQGNFTFETSEKGPHKITFAHPKYENVERDISIENQDVSLNIDLKEQISEIDAVVVSAGSIEASDKKRATALLTPIDIYTTAGADGQISSALTYLPGVQKVGGTEGLFIRGGTGTESKIFMEGSLINNYFSNSVPGIAGRDQFNTSLFKGNIFSSGGYSALYGQALSGALMLESVDLPDESSYSLGVSPIFLNAGFQKLGNNKNYSYGATAGYSLLSLMQKVFNFNTDFFEAPQGLNGDVNFRFKTKSGGFFKYYGMFNSNKMGVRSESLEPGSDFSLVKLNGKNTFHNLSFKQKFGKYLLNVGGSYSYNKSDLHFSTETNDIEANRSQLLTDGNYLNFKAVLERKINRISAVRGGFELNNTDENLNFETVQKHYTDLISAAFVETDLGFSNALSAKIGVRAEHSSFLGKNNIAPRFAIAYRLAKDWTTSLAYGLFYQNPESKYINGPANLGFQQSQHYIFQVQRASEGRTLRFEAFYKKYDQLIKTFNINQDKEQNQQTQSALNNSGYGYAKGVEFFWRDNKKTFENIDYWISYSYLDSKRDFLNYPVSLQPSFAAEHTLSAVAKRFIPEWKLGVNLSYTYAKGRPYYDIASKFENGQTVNYTRTEGRLKDYNALNFSINYLPNIGKKDAKAFPVFVLSISNILGSKNVYGYNFSANGSRSSAIVPPVNTFVFIGAFISFGVDKTDDAINNNL from the coding sequence ATGAAAACACAAGGACAAAACATCCTGTTTCTGATTCTCCTCCTCACCTCCATTATGGGATATTCCCAGGTGAAAATATCAGGAAAAGTATCCTTCAAAAATAAAGGAGTAAGTGAAGTAAACGTGACTTTAAAAGATACTTATGACGGTGCTACCACAGATGCTCAGGGTAATTTTACCTTTGAAACTTCGGAAAAAGGACCTCACAAAATAACGTTTGCCCATCCGAAATATGAAAATGTAGAAAGAGATATTTCTATTGAAAACCAAGATGTTTCGTTGAATATTGATCTTAAAGAGCAGATCAGTGAGATTGATGCAGTAGTGGTTTCTGCCGGATCTATTGAAGCCAGCGATAAGAAAAGAGCAACAGCGCTGCTTACACCCATTGATATTTATACAACGGCAGGAGCAGACGGACAGATTTCTTCAGCATTGACCTATCTTCCGGGAGTGCAGAAAGTAGGAGGGACGGAAGGTCTGTTTATCCGTGGAGGTACAGGAACGGAATCTAAAATTTTTATGGAAGGTAGTCTTATCAACAATTATTTTTCGAACTCTGTTCCGGGGATCGCGGGTAGAGATCAGTTCAATACTTCTCTTTTTAAAGGAAATATATTTTCAAGTGGTGGGTATTCTGCACTGTATGGGCAGGCTCTTTCAGGAGCATTGATGTTGGAAAGTGTTGACCTTCCGGATGAGAGTTCTTACAGTTTAGGTGTTTCACCTATTTTCCTGAATGCCGGATTTCAAAAGCTGGGAAATAATAAAAACTATTCCTACGGGGCTACGGCAGGATATTCTCTTTTAAGCCTGATGCAAAAGGTATTTAATTTTAATACAGATTTTTTTGAAGCACCACAAGGACTTAACGGAGATGTGAATTTCAGGTTTAAAACAAAGTCAGGAGGTTTCTTTAAATACTATGGAATGTTTAATTCCAATAAAATGGGGGTAAGGTCAGAAAGCCTCGAGCCCGGATCCGATTTCAGTCTGGTAAAACTGAACGGGAAAAATACTTTTCATAATCTGTCATTTAAACAGAAATTTGGAAAATACCTTCTGAATGTGGGTGGTTCTTATTCATACAATAAATCTGACCTTCATTTTTCTACAGAAACGAATGATATTGAAGCGAACAGAAGCCAGCTTCTGACTGACGGAAATTATCTGAATTTCAAAGCTGTTCTGGAAAGAAAAATCAACAGAATCAGTGCCGTGAGAGGAGGATTTGAATTGAATAATACCGATGAAAATCTGAATTTTGAAACCGTACAGAAACATTATACAGATTTAATCTCTGCGGCCTTCGTGGAAACGGATCTTGGTTTCAGTAATGCATTGTCAGCGAAGATAGGAGTAAGAGCAGAGCATTCCTCATTTTTAGGAAAGAACAATATTGCTCCTCGTTTTGCGATCGCATACCGCCTTGCAAAAGATTGGACAACCTCATTAGCGTACGGACTTTTCTACCAAAACCCGGAAAGCAAGTACATAAATGGTCCGGCAAATCTTGGCTTTCAGCAATCTCAACATTATATTTTTCAGGTTCAGAGAGCTTCAGAGGGTAGAACTCTACGTTTTGAAGCGTTTTACAAAAAATATGATCAGTTGATCAAAACATTTAATATTAACCAGGATAAGGAGCAAAATCAGCAAACTCAGTCTGCTTTAAACAACAGTGGATATGGATATGCAAAAGGAGTGGAATTCTTCTGGAGAGATAATAAAAAAACATTTGAAAATATTGATTACTGGATCAGTTACTCATACCTGGATTCAAAAAGAGATTTTCTTAATTATCCGGTAAGCCTGCAGCCAAGTTTTGCCGCTGAACATACCCTTTCGGCAGTGGCTAAAAGATTTATTCCGGAATGGAAACTGGGAGTGAATTTATCTTATACATATGCAAAAGGACGTCCTTACTACGATATCGCTTCCAAATTTGAAAACGGACAGACCGTTAATTATACCCGAACAGAAGGAAGATTAAAAGATTACAATGCTTTGAATTTCAGTATTAATTATCTTCCCAATATCGGTAAAAAAGATGCAAAAGCATTTCCGGTATTTGTATTGAGTATCAGTAATATTTTAGGATCAAAAAATGTATATGGTTACAATTTCTCTGCTAATGGATCCAGAAGCTCAGCTATCGTTCCGCCAGTCAACACTTTTGTATTCATCGGAGCATTTATAAGTTTTGGAGTAGACAAAACAGATGATGCCATCAATAATAATTTATAA
- a CDS encoding 2TM domain-containing protein: MKRKNFIILFWVSLAVSMFFFFVFTEEKNLENFLYTLLISFIYSFVLGGGNGMLNSFLNKKIPWSEATTKRAVISIISIIVANFVLVYFCNYVNFVLIQKTATTEEFFLGKYNFLNWFTINIALLISAFLHARSFMEELKKTSRKEVVEQKLIAKSANAQFESLKNQLDPHFLFNSLNVLSSLIDENPRQAQKFTASMSKIYRYVLEQKDKELVTVEDEIEFAKTYCELLKTRFEDSVDFTFDVPKEDYQKYVVPLALQLLLENCIKHNFATSSKPLTIRIFSDGKTLCIENNLQIREQIKESSGIGLANIVQRYSLLTERNVFIEKSEDHFKVKLPMLIAKPQVSTSKAEDDSAAYKRAQKRVKEIKSFYMNLISYCTVCSFLIFINLFTSSKNHWFWFPVLGWGIGVASHAFQVFGVGESWQEKKIREIMNKQKK, translated from the coding sequence ATGAAACGGAAAAACTTTATCATACTATTCTGGGTATCACTTGCAGTCTCCATGTTTTTCTTTTTTGTCTTTACAGAAGAAAAGAATCTTGAAAACTTTTTATATACCCTGCTTATCTCTTTTATTTATTCTTTTGTATTGGGAGGAGGAAACGGAATGCTGAACAGCTTTCTGAATAAAAAAATCCCATGGTCGGAGGCTACAACCAAAAGAGCGGTTATCAGTATTATTTCAATTATTGTTGCCAATTTTGTGCTGGTCTATTTTTGTAATTATGTCAATTTTGTACTTATTCAAAAAACGGCTACTACAGAAGAGTTTTTCCTGGGAAAATATAATTTCCTTAATTGGTTTACCATCAATATTGCGTTGTTGATATCAGCTTTCCTTCATGCCAGAAGTTTTATGGAAGAGCTGAAAAAGACTTCCAGAAAAGAAGTGGTGGAACAGAAGCTTATCGCCAAATCTGCAAATGCCCAGTTTGAAAGTTTAAAGAACCAGCTGGATCCCCATTTTCTTTTTAATTCCTTGAATGTTTTAAGCTCCCTGATTGACGAAAACCCAAGACAGGCACAAAAGTTTACTGCTTCTATGTCAAAGATTTACCGGTATGTACTTGAACAGAAAGATAAAGAGCTGGTAACAGTAGAAGATGAAATAGAATTTGCCAAAACCTATTGTGAACTTTTAAAAACAAGGTTTGAAGACAGTGTAGATTTCACTTTTGATGTTCCCAAAGAAGACTATCAGAAATATGTAGTTCCATTGGCGCTACAGTTACTGTTGGAAAACTGTATCAAGCACAATTTTGCCACATCATCAAAACCTTTGACCATCAGAATTTTTTCAGACGGAAAGACCCTTTGTATTGAAAATAATCTGCAGATAAGAGAACAGATCAAAGAGAGCTCAGGAATTGGTCTTGCCAATATTGTACAGCGCTATTCCTTACTTACGGAGAGAAATGTTTTCATAGAAAAATCTGAAGATCATTTTAAAGTAAAACTTCCAATGCTGATTGCTAAGCCACAAGTTTCCACATCAAAAGCCGAAGATGATTCTGCTGCTTACAAACGGGCACAAAAAAGAGTGAAAGAGATTAAAAGTTTTTATATGAATCTGATTTCTTACTGCACCGTATGCTCGTTTTTAATCTTTATTAATCTTTTTACAAGCAGCAAAAATCATTGGTTCTGGTTTCCTGTACTGGGATGGGGAATAGGGGTTGCTTCTCACGCATTCCAGGTGTTTGGAGTAGGAGAATCATGGCAGGAAAAAAAGATTCGTGAAATTATGAACAAACAAAAAAAATAG
- a CDS encoding 2TM domain-containing protein yields MGTFDENDIEYQRARRQVERLRGFYGHLFAYIAVNAMIVVYNCMNLKPGESYFQFKNFFTATFWGIGLAAHAVTVFLPRVNFIRKWEDKKIKELMDKQKDH; encoded by the coding sequence ATGGGAACATTTGATGAAAACGATATTGAATACCAGCGTGCCAGAAGACAGGTAGAAAGGTTAAGAGGATTTTATGGGCATTTATTCGCTTATATTGCCGTGAATGCAATGATTGTTGTGTACAATTGTATGAATCTGAAACCCGGTGAAAGTTATTTTCAGTTTAAAAACTTTTTTACCGCTACTTTCTGGGGAATAGGGCTTGCAGCGCATGCTGTTACCGTTTTTCTTCCTCGTGTTAATTTTATCAGGAAATGGGAAGACAAAAAGATTAAGGAACTGATGGATAAACAGAAAGATCATTAG
- a CDS encoding methyltransferase family protein — translation MNILSIFFYILMAAWFLTEFLYKNMLKSGKEDQKNKDKSTLNILWLAIPFSIVTSIMISYNTHFPMVGSSWILYVGEFLILIGILVRYIIIRSLGKYFTVDVTIRQDHKIKKEGFYKYLRHPSYAFSLLTSLGLGLYLNNWLSLIFAFVPPFLAFAYRIKIEEQTLVEQFGDEYIEYRKSTKKLIPFIY, via the coding sequence ATGAATATCTTATCAATTTTTTTCTATATTTTAATGGCTGCATGGTTTCTCACTGAATTCCTTTATAAAAACATGCTCAAATCCGGCAAAGAAGATCAAAAGAACAAAGATAAATCTACTCTTAATATCCTATGGCTGGCTATTCCTTTTTCCATTGTAACCTCAATTATGATATCTTATAACACCCATTTTCCGATGGTTGGAAGCAGCTGGATTCTGTATGTTGGCGAATTTCTCATTCTTATCGGGATTCTTGTCAGATATATCATTATCAGATCATTGGGGAAATATTTTACGGTAGATGTTACCATAAGACAGGATCATAAAATTAAAAAAGAAGGGTTTTATAAATACCTGAGACATCCTTCCTATGCTTTTTCTCTGCTGACCTCGCTTGGGCTTGGCCTGTATTTAAATAACTGGCTTTCATTGATTTTTGCTTTTGTTCCTCCCTTTTTAGCCTTTGCTTACAGGATAAAGATTGAAGAACAGACTCTCGTAGAACAGTTCGGGGATGAATACATAGAATACCGAAAAAGTACTAAGAAACTCATTCCGTTTATCTATTAA
- a CDS encoding 2TM domain-containing protein, which produces MEILPDKETIAYRKASRRVKDLKEFYGNLTSYGIVIPFLAILNLVTAPGYLWFLWPALGWGVGIAFHAISVFGIGKSWEERKIKELMEKDQKQKIKTL; this is translated from the coding sequence ATGGAAATTTTACCTGACAAAGAAACAATTGCTTACAGAAAAGCATCAAGAAGAGTAAAAGACTTAAAAGAATTTTATGGAAACCTTACTTCTTATGGTATTGTTATTCCCTTTTTAGCCATACTGAATCTTGTAACGGCACCCGGATATTTATGGTTTCTATGGCCTGCACTGGGATGGGGAGTAGGAATTGCATTTCATGCCATCAGTGTATTTGGAATTGGTAAAAGCTGGGAAGAACGAAAAATAAAAGAACTGATGGAGAAGGATCAAAAGCAGAAAATAAAAACACTATAA
- a CDS encoding 2TM domain-containing protein, protein MDYETAHTRTHNIRKFYKSIFIFALFAVLIIPDDIFGEKMIRFHLFDRYTILAIWGFIILVKAVKLFLFDSEWEKDMIEKELKKEKKPINY, encoded by the coding sequence ATGGATTACGAAACTGCCCACACCAGAACCCACAATATCAGAAAATTCTATAAAAGCATTTTTATATTTGCCCTATTTGCTGTTCTTATCATTCCTGATGATATTTTTGGCGAAAAGATGATCAGATTTCATTTGTTTGACAGATATACCATTCTTGCAATCTGGGGATTTATTATCCTTGTAAAAGCGGTAAAACTGTTTCTTTTTGATTCCGAATGGGAAAAAGACATGATTGAAAAAGAGCTTAAAAAAGAGAAAAAGCCAATAAACTATTAA
- a CDS encoding LytR/AlgR family response regulator transcription factor, translating to MIKTVIIEDEKPASRKLERMLSIFPEIEVVAKIESVEEGVAWFSENEHPQLIFSDIVLGDGLSFDIFEKAPTKGFIIYTTAFDQYTLKAFKLNSIDYLLKPILDEDLEGAVEKFKSFIPANDTNGSQDIKQLIRKEKSTLSRVLVKIGYNLKIIQTHEISCFFSENKIVYLQTEDRTYPSDFTLDELEDVLDEKKFFRVNRQFIISSDYIKNIHTSPYYKVDLEFQPEEEITVSRDRVKDFKDWLVS from the coding sequence ATGATCAAAACTGTCATTATAGAAGATGAAAAACCTGCTTCAAGGAAATTAGAGAGAATGCTGAGTATTTTTCCTGAAATTGAAGTAGTTGCTAAAATAGAATCAGTGGAAGAAGGAGTGGCCTGGTTTTCTGAAAACGAGCATCCGCAGCTGATTTTTTCAGATATTGTTTTAGGGGACGGATTGTCCTTTGATATCTTCGAAAAAGCACCTACCAAAGGTTTCATTATTTATACGACAGCCTTTGACCAGTACACACTGAAAGCCTTCAAGCTGAACAGTATTGATTATCTTTTAAAACCTATTCTTGATGAAGATCTGGAAGGTGCAGTGGAAAAGTTTAAGTCGTTCATTCCTGCTAACGATACCAATGGCTCTCAGGATATTAAGCAGCTGATCAGAAAAGAAAAATCTACACTATCGAGAGTTTTGGTTAAAATTGGATATAACCTCAAAATTATACAAACTCATGAAATAAGCTGTTTTTTCAGTGAAAATAAAATCGTTTATCTTCAGACGGAGGATCGTACTTATCCCTCAGATTTTACGCTTGATGAGCTGGAAGATGTTCTGGATGAGAAGAAGTTTTTCCGTGTGAACCGACAGTTTATTATCAGTTCAGATTATATCAAAAACATTCATACTTCACCTTACTATAAAGTGGATCTGGAGTTTCAGCCTGAAGAGGAAATTACAGTAAGCAGAGACCGTGTGAAAGATTTTAAAGACTGGTTGGTCAGTTAA